One segment of Oscillospiraceae bacterium MB08-C2-2 DNA contains the following:
- the purD gene encoding phosphoribosylamine--glycine ligase, producing MKVLVVGSGGREHAIIHKLAQSNPAPQLFCAPGNGGIGAQAQCVPIKVTDLEAMTAFALEQSIDFVVVAPDDPLALGMVDALEKAGIPAFGPTALAAQIEASKVFSKNLMRKYSIPTADFAVFDQPEQAGDYIRSQNSFPTVIKADGLALGKGVIIAQNLEEALEGIKSIMEDKVFGESGSRVVVEEFITGPEVSVLAFTDGKTVLPMISSMDHKRALDGDKGLNTGGMGVIAPNPHYTPDIAAQCMETIFLPTIRAMAAEGRPFKGCLYFGLMLTPKGSRVIEYNCRFGDPEAQAVLSLLETDLLDILMAVREERLADMEIKWKPGASACVIMASGGYPGRYQTGCAIEGLNTAGQLESQADTTVYHAGTRLENGQYLTAGGRVLGVTATAPSLPAALEKAYAGVECIHFADAHFRRDIGGHSH from the coding sequence ATGAAGGTTTTGGTAGTGGGCAGCGGCGGCCGAGAGCACGCCATCATCCATAAGCTGGCCCAAAGCAACCCGGCCCCCCAGCTTTTCTGTGCACCGGGCAACGGCGGCATCGGGGCACAGGCCCAGTGTGTACCCATCAAGGTCACGGATTTGGAGGCCATGACCGCTTTCGCCCTAGAGCAAAGCATTGATTTTGTGGTGGTGGCCCCTGATGATCCTCTGGCGCTGGGCATGGTGGATGCGCTGGAAAAGGCGGGCATCCCTGCCTTTGGCCCCACGGCACTGGCGGCACAAATTGAAGCCAGCAAGGTTTTTTCCAAGAACCTGATGCGCAAATACAGCATCCCCACAGCGGATTTTGCTGTTTTTGACCAACCCGAGCAGGCCGGTGATTACATCCGCAGCCAAAACAGCTTCCCCACTGTTATCAAGGCGGATGGCCTTGCCTTGGGTAAGGGTGTTATCATCGCTCAGAATCTGGAGGAGGCACTGGAAGGCATCAAGTCCATCATGGAGGATAAGGTGTTCGGCGAAAGCGGAAGCCGGGTGGTGGTGGAAGAATTCATCACCGGCCCCGAGGTTTCAGTGCTGGCCTTCACTGATGGAAAAACGGTGCTCCCCATGATTTCCTCCATGGATCACAAGCGGGCACTGGATGGCGACAAGGGCCTTAACACCGGCGGCATGGGTGTCATTGCGCCCAACCCGCACTATACCCCCGATATCGCCGCCCAGTGTATGGAAACGATTTTTCTCCCCACCATCCGAGCCATGGCCGCAGAAGGACGCCCCTTTAAAGGGTGCCTATATTTCGGTCTGATGCTGACCCCCAAAGGCTCCCGTGTGATTGAATACAACTGCCGCTTTGGCGACCCAGAGGCACAGGCTGTGCTTTCTCTGCTGGAAACCGACCTGCTGGATATTCTCATGGCGGTGCGGGAAGAACGCCTGGCCGACATGGAAATTAAGTGGAAGCCGGGCGCCAGCGCTTGCGTGATTATGGCCAGCGGCGGCTACCCCGGCCGCTATCAAACCGGCTGTGCCATTGAAGGCCTAAATACCGCAGGCCAGCTGGAGTCGCAGGCGGATACCACCGTTTATCACGCCGGTACCCGCTTGGAAAACGGCCAATATCTGACCGCCGGAGGCCGGGTGCTGGGGGTTACCGCCACTGCCCCGAGCCTGCCCGCAGCTTTAGAAAAGGCCTATGCCGGTGTGGAGTGCATACACTTTGCGGATGCTCACTTCCGCCGGGATATTGGCGGCCACAGCCACTAA
- a CDS encoding RpiB/LacA/LacB family sugar-phosphate isomerase: MRIAILTEMSTKAKNQFVVKALEGRPGHEIHNLGMKDIEGEPELNYIDNGLLTALLLNSGAVDFIVSGCGTGQGYFNSACMYPGVFCGMILDPADAYIFPQINAGNCISLALNKGFGWGGDVNLRMIFDELLSVEFGGGYPPERKAPQEKFRNMLTQVSKDNHLDMPAIFDTMNQDVVKHCFTFPGVKELMDQNADPKNPTTIAYYAKLKTL, encoded by the coding sequence ATGAGAATAGCAATACTGACCGAAATGAGCACCAAGGCAAAAAACCAGTTTGTTGTCAAGGCACTGGAAGGCAGACCCGGCCATGAGATTCACAATCTCGGCATGAAAGATATCGAGGGAGAGCCCGAACTCAACTACATTGATAACGGTCTTTTGACAGCACTTCTGCTCAATTCCGGAGCAGTGGATTTCATTGTCAGCGGCTGCGGCACCGGTCAGGGCTATTTTAACTCTGCCTGCATGTATCCCGGTGTGTTCTGCGGCATGATTTTGGATCCTGCTGATGCTTATATCTTCCCCCAGATCAATGCTGGTAACTGCATTTCCTTGGCTCTGAACAAGGGCTTCGGATGGGGCGGCGATGTGAACCTCCGCATGATTTTTGATGAACTTCTTTCTGTTGAGTTTGGTGGAGGCTATCCCCCCGAGCGCAAAGCTCCTCAGGAGAAATTCCGCAATATGCTGACTCAGGTTTCCAAAGATAATCACCTGGATATGCCCGCTATCTTTGATACCATGAATCAGGATGTTGTTAAGCATTGCTTCACCTTCCCCGGTGTGAAAGAGCTGATGGATCAGAACGCTGATCCTAAGAACCCCACCACCATTGCCTACTACGCTAAGCTGAAAACCCTGTAA
- a CDS encoding helix-turn-helix transcriptional regulator has translation MISYAPLWKTMKAKGATTYTLRNKRKDECINGSTILRLKKNQSVSTNTLNSLCKILGCTLADVVEYIPD, from the coding sequence ATGATCTCATACGCACCGCTGTGGAAAACCATGAAAGCCAAAGGCGCAACCACCTATACTCTGCGCAACAAACGGAAGGATGAGTGCATCAATGGCTCCACCATTCTACGGCTGAAAAAAAATCAATCCGTCTCCACCAACACCCTGAATTCCCTGTGCAAAATTCTTGGCTGCACTCTGGCCGATGTGGTGGAATATATCCCGGATTAA
- a CDS encoding glycosyltransferase, with translation MAITISLCMIVKNEEEVLARCLDGASRFADEVVIVDTGSTDATKEVAAKYTDRIYDFEWQDDFSLARNYAFSLATQDYIMWLDADDIVDEENIAKILELKETLSPDVDAVMFLYNIAFDKQGKPTFHYYRERLAKRSQNFQWKEPVHEHLAVGGNIKTLDIAIIHGHKNRIHSDRNLHIYESILAKGEELSTRGCYYYARELMTHKRHRAAVSRYQMFLDRKDGWVEDKINACGDMFDCYAALNESDKAQEALYKSFTYDLPRPEICCRLGSLYMKSNRLEKAIFWYETALQLKPGVNWGFVREDYRGYIPHMQLCVCYDRIGNREKALLHHEAAKALRPNDPAVLFNENYFNPPSESSKKDSSSKE, from the coding sequence ATGGCAATTACCATCAGTCTTTGCATGATTGTTAAAAATGAGGAAGAGGTTCTAGCCCGCTGTCTGGATGGGGCTTCCCGCTTTGCGGATGAAGTTGTGATTGTGGATACAGGCTCCACCGATGCGACCAAAGAAGTTGCGGCCAAATATACCGATCGTATTTATGATTTTGAGTGGCAGGATGATTTTTCTCTTGCCCGGAACTATGCATTTTCCCTTGCAACTCAGGATTATATCATGTGGCTGGATGCCGATGACATTGTGGATGAAGAAAACATTGCCAAAATCCTCGAGCTGAAGGAAACCCTTTCTCCCGATGTGGATGCGGTGATGTTTCTTTATAATATTGCCTTTGATAAGCAGGGAAAGCCAACCTTCCATTATTACCGGGAGCGGCTTGCCAAGCGCAGCCAGAACTTCCAGTGGAAGGAGCCGGTGCATGAGCATCTGGCCGTAGGGGGCAATATCAAAACCTTGGATATTGCTATTATTCACGGGCATAAAAACCGAATCCACTCCGACCGGAACCTGCACATCTATGAATCGATACTGGCCAAAGGAGAAGAGCTTTCCACCCGGGGCTGTTATTACTATGCTCGTGAGCTGATGACTCACAAGCGGCACCGGGCCGCTGTCAGCCGCTACCAAATGTTCTTGGATCGCAAAGACGGCTGGGTTGAAGATAAAATCAATGCCTGCGGCGATATGTTTGATTGTTACGCAGCATTAAATGAGTCGGATAAGGCCCAGGAGGCCTTATACAAAAGCTTTACCTATGACCTGCCCAGGCCGGAAATCTGCTGCCGGCTGGGGAGCCTTTATATGAAAAGCAACCGGTTGGAAAAAGCCATCTTCTGGTATGAAACGGCACTCCAACTTAAGCCCGGAGTAAACTGGGGCTTTGTGCGTGAAGATTATCGGGGCTACATTCCCCACATGCAGCTGTGTGTCTGCTACGATCGAATCGGCAATCGTGAAAAAGCTCTGCTGCATCATGAGGCCGCCAAGGCGCTGCGCCCAAACGATCCGGCCGTTTTGTTTAACGAAAATTACTTTAATCCTCCCAGTGAATCCAGCAAAAAAGACAGTAGCTCAAAAGAATAA
- the spoIID gene encoding stage II sporulation protein D — protein sequence MKAAMTFIAIFALMLLIVPMIALNFRVATPAKEKIPVHTPGAAAQVDAVLPASSSESSSKELPEQSQPEKEEPKKSTAASAETFRILNQTTGAVEEVSLRDYVRGAVAAEMPALFHTEALKAQAVAAHTFALNQRLTQQKNPDPALMGADFAADPINRKIYITEAQAKEFYGDGFDVYWKKVCEAADSVVSYVLEYDGEPIVAAYHAMSAGLTESAENVWVNGAPYLVQVESEGDYYAPDYHTEKKLSKAKTAEVLSAGFAGFDPKADPQEWFSDIERSDSGYVTAVTIGGEQYHGKDLRTAFDLRSHNIDITYADGTFTFDVYGYGHGVGLSQYGADFLARQGYTFDKILEHYYADTVLMRIE from the coding sequence ATGAAGGCTGCGATGACATTTATTGCAATTTTTGCGTTGATGCTGCTAATTGTTCCCATGATTGCCCTCAATTTTAGGGTGGCCACGCCTGCCAAAGAAAAAATCCCGGTTCATACCCCCGGGGCAGCCGCTCAGGTGGATGCGGTTCTGCCTGCCTCATCCTCCGAGAGCTCTTCTAAAGAGCTGCCGGAGCAATCCCAGCCGGAAAAAGAGGAACCGAAAAAAAGCACAGCCGCTTCGGCCGAGACTTTTCGCATCCTCAACCAGACCACCGGTGCGGTGGAGGAGGTTTCTCTCCGGGATTATGTAAGAGGAGCCGTGGCGGCAGAAATGCCCGCCCTTTTTCATACAGAGGCACTGAAAGCACAGGCGGTGGCGGCCCATACCTTTGCCCTGAACCAGCGCCTGACCCAGCAGAAAAACCCCGACCCGGCTCTTATGGGAGCGGATTTTGCCGCAGACCCCATCAACCGAAAGATTTATATCACCGAGGCCCAGGCCAAGGAATTTTATGGCGATGGCTTTGATGTTTATTGGAAGAAGGTCTGCGAGGCCGCGGATTCGGTGGTTTCCTATGTGCTGGAATACGATGGAGAGCCCATTGTGGCGGCTTATCACGCCATGTCTGCCGGGCTGACAGAATCGGCTGAAAATGTCTGGGTCAACGGAGCGCCCTATCTGGTTCAGGTGGAAAGCGAAGGGGATTATTATGCCCCCGATTACCACACCGAGAAAAAGCTTTCCAAGGCAAAAACGGCCGAGGTGCTATCCGCCGGTTTTGCCGGCTTTGACCCCAAAGCCGACCCGCAGGAGTGGTTTTCCGACATTGAGCGGAGCGATTCCGGTTATGTCACGGCGGTGACCATTGGAGGTGAGCAATACCACGGCAAGGATTTGCGAACAGCCTTTGACCTGCGCTCCCACAACATAGATATTACCTATGCGGATGGAACCTTTACCTTTGATGTTTACGGCTACGGCCATGGGGTGGGGCTTTCTCAATATGGTGCGGATTTTCTGGCTCGGCAGGGCTATACCTTTGATAAAATCCTTGAGCATTATTATGCCGATACAGTGCTGATGCGAATTGAATAA
- a CDS encoding citrate/2-methylcitrate synthase, which yields MNETLGTNKASSIDIKILCEQSRKYNYIVPSDFEKYGIKRGLRNADGTGVPVGITRICNVHGYLIDEGERIPQEGQLVYRGVDIRDIIDGCAAEGRYGFEEVVWLLLFGTLPNKEQVGLFQELIAANRVLPDNFVDDLIIKSPSRNIMNKMARSVLALYSYDENPDDISLENVIRQSIEILARLPLIMVEAYQVKRRAYDNKSMYFHTAKANLSISQNILRMLRPNKQFTEDEARLLDLCLILHAEHGGGNNSTFATRVLTSTGTDTYASIAAGIGSLKGFRHGGANHKVQAMLEDMKANIKNYEDEDEVFAYLMKMVNGEVGDGSGLIYGMGHAVYTLSDPRALILKSHAEKLMVGTEVEQDYKLLNLVEKLTPEVFFKKRGERKVLCANVDMYSGLVYQMLGIPPELYTPIFAVARTAGWCAHRIEEIITSSKIIRPAYRALGRSAQYIPLSER from the coding sequence ATGAACGAAACCTTGGGGACCAATAAGGCAAGCAGTATCGACATTAAGATTCTATGCGAGCAGAGCCGCAAGTATAACTACATTGTCCCTTCTGATTTCGAGAAGTATGGAATCAAAAGAGGGCTCCGCAACGCAGACGGAACCGGCGTGCCGGTGGGCATTACCCGTATTTGTAATGTACATGGTTATTTGATCGATGAGGGCGAGCGTATCCCTCAGGAAGGCCAACTTGTCTACCGTGGCGTGGATATTCGGGATATTATTGATGGCTGTGCCGCCGAGGGCCGCTATGGTTTTGAGGAAGTGGTGTGGCTGCTGCTGTTCGGCACCCTGCCCAACAAAGAGCAGGTAGGACTGTTTCAGGAGCTGATCGCCGCCAACCGGGTGCTGCCTGACAACTTTGTGGATGACCTGATTATTAAATCCCCTTCCCGCAATATAATGAATAAAATGGCCCGCTCGGTGCTGGCTCTTTATTCCTATGATGAAAACCCCGATGATATCTCTCTGGAGAATGTGATTCGCCAGTCCATCGAGATTTTGGCCCGCCTGCCCCTGATTATGGTGGAAGCCTATCAGGTGAAGCGCCGCGCCTATGACAACAAGAGCATGTATTTTCATACAGCTAAAGCCAATCTTTCGATCTCACAGAATATTCTGCGGATGCTGCGCCCCAACAAGCAGTTCACCGAGGATGAAGCCCGCTTGCTTGATCTCTGCCTGATTCTCCACGCAGAGCATGGCGGCGGTAATAACTCCACTTTTGCAACCCGGGTTCTCACCTCCACCGGCACCGATACTTATGCTTCCATTGCGGCGGGCATCGGCTCTTTGAAGGGCTTCCGCCACGGCGGCGCCAACCATAAGGTGCAGGCCATGCTGGAAGATATGAAGGCCAATATCAAGAACTATGAGGACGAAGACGAAGTCTTTGCCTATTTGATGAAAATGGTCAACGGTGAAGTGGGTGATGGCTCCGGCCTGATCTATGGTATGGGCCACGCTGTTTATACCCTCAGCGATCCCCGTGCGCTGATTCTAAAATCCCATGCTGAAAAGCTGATGGTTGGCACCGAAGTGGAGCAGGATTATAAGCTGCTCAATCTGGTGGAAAAGCTGACCCCTGAGGTTTTCTTCAAAAAACGTGGCGAACGCAAGGTGCTTTGCGCCAATGTGGATATGTATTCCGGGCTGGTTTATCAGATGCTGGGCATCCCGCCCGAGCTGTATACTCCTATCTTTGCGGTAGCCCGCACCGCCGGCTGGTGCGCCCACCGGATCGAGGAGATCATCACCAGCAGTAAAATTATTCGTCCTGCATACCGTGCTTTGGGCCGCAGTGCCCAGTATATTCCCCTTTCGGAAAGATAA
- a CDS encoding helix-turn-helix transcriptional regulator yields MYFQRLRDLRDDADKTQDEIAQLLNMKRTVYWRYETGEREIPVWALIKLAQYYNTSADYILGLSNKR; encoded by the coding sequence ATGTATTTCCAGCGACTTCGTGATTTAAGGGACGATGCCGACAAAACACAGGATGAAATTGCCCAATTACTAAACATGAAACGCACCGTATATTGGCGCTATGAAACTGGCGAGCGGGAAATCCCGGTCTGGGCTCTTATCAAACTGGCGCAGTATTACAATACCAGCGCTGATTATATTCTCGGCCTGAGCAATAAAAGGTAA
- a CDS encoding barstar family protein: protein MSEKKIITLDLTDCKNWVELQERIQKVFEFPYWYGKSWDAFWDLLRTDCDADKIEIIGEHTLAEDFEWDFEWHLEQLHEILQMNKEDSEKNGWICDFEILS, encoded by the coding sequence ATGAGCGAAAAGAAAATCATCACCTTGGATTTAACAGACTGCAAAAATTGGGTGGAGCTTCAAGAAAGGATTCAAAAGGTCTTTGAATTTCCGTATTGGTATGGGAAAAGCTGGGATGCCTTCTGGGATTTGCTGCGCACCGATTGCGATGCGGACAAAATTGAAATTATAGGGGAGCATACATTGGCTGAGGACTTTGAGTGGGACTTTGAGTGGCACCTTGAACAACTACATGAGATATTACAGATGAACAAGGAAGATTCAGAAAAAAATGGGTGGATATGTGATTTTGAAATCCTAAGCTGA
- a CDS encoding barstar family protein, with product MSEKKIITLDVTDCENWVELQERIQKVFNFPYWYGKNWSAFWDLLRTDCDADKVEIIGEHTLSKDFEWHLGKMHEILQRNKENSAKYGWEFDFEILS from the coding sequence ATGAGCGAAAAGAAAATCATCACCTTGGATGTGACAGACTGCGAAAATTGGGTGGAGCTTCAAGAAAGGATTCAAAAGGTCTTTAACTTTCCGTATTGGTACGGAAAGAACTGGAGTGCCTTCTGGGATTTGCTGCGCACCGATTGCGATGCAGACAAAGTTGAAATCATAGGAGAGCATACATTATCTAAGGATTTCGAATGGCATCTTGGAAAAATGCATGAAATATTACAGAGAAACAAGGAGAACAGTGCGAAATATGGGTGGGAATTCGATTTTGAAATCCTAAGCTAG
- a CDS encoding barstar family protein gives MSEKKIITLDLTHCKNWVELQERIQKVFDFPDWYGKSWDAFWDLLSTDCDADKIEILGEHTLSEDFEWHLEQLHAILQRRKEMGEKYGWEGNFEILS, from the coding sequence ATGAGCGAAAAGAAAATCATCACCTTAGATTTAACACACTGCAAAAATTGGGTGGAGCTTCAAGAAAGGATTCAGAAGGTCTTTGACTTTCCGGATTGGTATGGGAAAAGCTGGGATGCCTTCTGGGATTTATTGAGTACCGATTGCGATGCAGATAAAATTGAAATTTTAGGGGAGCACACATTGTCTGAGGACTTTGAGTGGCACCTGGAGCAACTACATGCAATATTACAGCGAAGGAAAGAAATGGGAGAAAAATATGGATGGGAAGGCAATTTTGAAATCCTAAGCTGA
- a CDS encoding barstar family protein, whose protein sequence is MNEKKIITLDLTDCKNWVELQERIHKVFDFPDWYGKNWSAFWDLLWSECDADKVEIIGEHTLSKDFEWHLEKMHEILQRNKDENELYGWPPFNFEILS, encoded by the coding sequence ATGAACGAAAAGAAAATCATCACCTTGGATTTAACAGACTGCAAAAATTGGGTGGAGCTTCAAGAAAGGATTCATAAGGTCTTTGATTTTCCAGATTGGTATGGAAAGAACTGGAGTGCCTTCTGGGATTTGCTTTGGAGCGAGTGTGATGCAGACAAAGTTGAAATTATAGGAGAGCATACATTATCTAAGGATTTTGAATGGCACCTTGAAAAAATGCATGAAATATTACAGAGAAATAAAGATGAAAATGAACTGTATGGATGGCCCCCCTTTAATTTCGAAATCCTAAGCTAA
- a CDS encoding barstar family protein, protein MNEKKIITLDLTGCKSLDELHQRIKGAFNFPNFYGKNWDAFWDLLWSECDADKVEIIGENTLPKDFIWHLEKMHEVLQDNKDEHKLCEWSPFDFEILS, encoded by the coding sequence GTGAACGAAAAGAAAATCATCACCTTGGATTTAACAGGCTGTAAATCGCTGGATGAATTACACCAAAGAATTAAAGGGGCCTTTAACTTCCCGAATTTTTATGGAAAGAACTGGGATGCCTTTTGGGATTTGCTTTGGAGCGAGTGTGATGCAGACAAAGTTGAAATCATAGGAGAGAATACATTACCTAAGGATTTTATATGGCATCTTGAAAAAATGCATGAGGTTTTACAGGATAATAAAGATGAGCACAAGCTCTGTGAGTGGTCGCCCTTCGATTTTGAAATCCTAAGCTAA
- a CDS encoding barstar family protein, with product MSEKKIITLDLTDCKNWVELQERIQKVFDFPDWYGKNWSAFWDLLRTDCDADKIEIIGEHTLSEGFEWHLEKMHEILQRNKEDTEKSGWICDFEILS from the coding sequence ATGAGCGAGAAGAAAATCATCACCCTGGATTTAACAGACTGCAAAAATTGGGTGGAGCTTCAAGAAAGGATTCAGAAGGTTTTTGACTTTCCAGATTGGTACGGAAAGAACTGGAGTGCCTTCTGGGATTTGCTGCGCACCGATTGCGATGCAGACAAGATTGAAATTATAGGGGAGCACACATTGTCTGAAGGCTTTGAATGGCATCTTGAAAAAATGCATGAAATACTACAGAGAAACAAGGAAGATACAGAAAAAAGTGGGTGGATATGTGATTTTGAAATCCTAAGCTAG